A stretch of the Mycobacteroides immunogenum genome encodes the following:
- a CDS encoding NAD-dependent succinate-semialdehyde dehydrogenase, whose protein sequence is MTEYAVTDPATGDVVATYPTNTNAELDAALTAAAENSRTWPADTTVADRAAQMRRVAELHTEKREMLADIIVREMGKPRDEALGEIDFCAAIYEYYADNAEKFLADENIELLAGEGTAVIKRFPIGVLLGIMPWNFPYYQVARFACPNLLVGNTIILKHAPQCPESAEALALLFAEAGLPAGAYLNIRATNEQVAGLIADPRVAGVSFTGSERAGAAVAEIAGRNLKKCVLELGGSDPFVVLSSNDLDATVAAAAAARLDNTGQACNAAKRFIVVDELYDAFVEKFTATLLAAADGIAPLSSVRAAQTLESQVAAAKAGGATIISAGERRGAFHPPAVITGLTADNPAYHQELFGPVAAVYRASGEDQAVAIANDTPFGLGSYVFTTDPEQAQRVANRIEAGMVFVNGVGADGAELPFGGIKRSGFGRELGRFGMEEFVNKKLIRTL, encoded by the coding sequence GTGACCGAATACGCCGTAACCGATCCTGCCACCGGCGATGTCGTCGCCACCTACCCCACCAACACCAACGCCGAACTGGATGCCGCACTCACCGCGGCGGCCGAAAACTCGCGCACCTGGCCCGCGGACACCACCGTCGCCGACCGAGCAGCCCAAATGCGTCGGGTAGCAGAGTTGCACACTGAAAAACGGGAGATGCTCGCCGACATCATCGTGCGGGAGATGGGCAAGCCACGCGATGAGGCACTCGGGGAAATCGACTTCTGTGCCGCGATTTACGAGTACTACGCCGACAACGCGGAGAAGTTCCTCGCCGACGAGAACATTGAGCTACTCGCTGGCGAGGGCACCGCGGTGATCAAGCGCTTCCCGATCGGGGTGCTGCTGGGCATCATGCCGTGGAACTTCCCCTACTATCAAGTGGCCCGGTTCGCGTGTCCGAATCTGTTGGTGGGCAACACAATTATTCTCAAGCACGCCCCTCAATGTCCGGAATCCGCTGAGGCGCTCGCACTTTTGTTCGCCGAGGCAGGGTTGCCGGCCGGTGCATATCTGAACATTCGTGCCACCAACGAGCAGGTCGCCGGCCTCATCGCAGACCCTCGCGTCGCCGGCGTCTCCTTCACGGGCTCCGAGCGTGCCGGCGCCGCAGTCGCCGAGATAGCAGGCCGGAACCTGAAGAAGTGCGTCCTGGAACTCGGCGGCTCTGATCCATTTGTGGTGCTCTCGTCCAACGATCTGGACGCCACCGTGGCGGCGGCAGCCGCGGCCCGGTTGGACAACACCGGACAGGCATGCAACGCCGCCAAGCGATTCATCGTCGTGGACGAACTGTATGACGCGTTCGTGGAGAAGTTCACGGCCACGCTGCTCGCCGCCGCCGACGGTATCGCTCCGCTCAGCTCGGTGCGCGCCGCGCAAACCCTGGAGTCACAGGTCGCTGCCGCCAAAGCCGGTGGGGCAACAATCATCTCTGCCGGTGAGCGCCGCGGGGCTTTCCACCCACCGGCGGTGATCACCGGGCTAACCGCCGACAACCCGGCCTACCACCAGGAGCTGTTCGGTCCGGTCGCGGCGGTATACCGGGCGAGCGGCGAGGACCAGGCCGTCGCCATCGCCAACGACACCCCCTTTGGTCTGGGCTCCTACGTCTTCACTACCGACCCCGAACAAGCGCAGCGGGTGGCCAACCGCATCGAAGCCGGGATGGTTTTTGTGAACGGAGTCGGTGCCGACGGTGCCGAGCTGCCATTCGGCGGTATCAAGCGCTCCGGCTTCGGCCGTGAGCTGGGCCGGTTCGGCATGGAGGAATTCGTCAACAAGAAACTCATCCGCACCCTGTGA
- a CDS encoding ISL3 family transposase, translating into MRATTLLNRVLDLPKTTVRDVECGDKVTVWVRPQQRVMSCPHCDFRTRHRYDTRMVDSAWRHLDLSGRVCVLKLRRRRLRCPEHGVLAESVPFARPGSGFTRDFEDLAVWLAAKCDKKTVSTFCRVTWRTVGAMCSRVVAEKLDPDRLAGLVDIGVDEISWRKHHKYLTLVSDHDTGTIVWGAPGKKAATLDAFFTAALPADGAKKIEAVSMDLGPAFAKSVRAHAPQAVICFDPFHVVKLATDALDDVRRQVWQSARKLSDKQIAKTYKGARWALLKNPESLTDTQKATLAQLKREGGALVRAYELKESLRAVFAGDLDADTVTDMLGKWCSWAQRCRIPQFVKVGRTINKHLDGIQAAVERGLANGRHEGLNNKVRLIIRRAYGFHNAENALAMIMLVCGPVTLELPYHT; encoded by the coding sequence GTGCGCGCGACCACTTTACTCAACCGTGTCCTCGACCTGCCGAAGACCACGGTCCGCGACGTCGAGTGCGGCGACAAGGTGACGGTGTGGGTGCGCCCGCAACAGCGGGTGATGTCCTGTCCGCATTGCGATTTCCGTACCCGGCACCGCTACGACACACGGATGGTGGATTCGGCGTGGCGGCACCTGGACCTCAGTGGGCGGGTATGTGTGCTCAAACTGCGGCGACGTCGGTTGCGCTGCCCCGAGCACGGTGTCCTGGCCGAGTCAGTGCCGTTCGCGCGGCCGGGATCGGGGTTCACCCGCGACTTCGAGGACCTTGCGGTCTGGCTGGCCGCCAAGTGTGACAAGAAGACGGTGTCGACGTTCTGCCGCGTCACGTGGCGCACCGTCGGGGCGATGTGTTCGCGCGTCGTGGCCGAGAAACTGGACCCCGACCGGCTGGCCGGGCTGGTCGACATCGGCGTCGATGAGATCTCCTGGCGCAAGCACCACAAGTATTTGACTTTGGTGTCCGACCACGACACCGGCACAATCGTGTGGGGTGCGCCGGGCAAGAAGGCAGCCACTCTCGACGCGTTCTTCACCGCGGCCCTACCCGCCGATGGCGCGAAGAAGATCGAGGCCGTGTCGATGGACCTCGGGCCGGCATTCGCGAAATCCGTTCGCGCACATGCCCCGCAGGCGGTGATCTGCTTCGATCCGTTCCATGTCGTCAAACTAGCCACCGACGCCCTCGACGACGTTCGCCGTCAGGTATGGCAGTCCGCGCGCAAACTGTCGGACAAGCAGATCGCCAAAACCTACAAGGGAGCCCGCTGGGCGCTGCTGAAGAACCCCGAATCCCTCACCGACACACAGAAAGCCACCCTCGCCCAGCTCAAACGCGAGGGCGGCGCACTGGTCCGCGCCTACGAACTGAAGGAATCGCTGCGGGCGGTGTTCGCCGGGGATCTTGACGCCGACACCGTCACCGACATGCTCGGGAAATGGTGCTCATGGGCGCAGCGGTGCCGGATCCCGCAGTTCGTCAAGGTCGGCCGAACCATCAACAAACACCTCGATGGCATCCAAGCCGCGGTGGAGCGCGGACTGGCCAACGGCCGCCACGAAGGGCTCAACAACAAGGTCCGGTTGATCATCCGCAGGGCCTACGGCTTCCACAACGCCGAGAACGCGCTCGCCATGATCATGCTCGTCTGCGGACCGGTGACCCTCGAACTCCCATACCACACATGA
- a CDS encoding TetR/AcrR family transcriptional regulator, whose protein sequence is MLNRDRIVDAALEELRASGLRKLTMRAVAARLGVTIAALYNHVPSRAGLLVAVQERFTAGLDVSGFGAVPLREALSRWAWSYLDQLRRRPELLPLIVEVPLAQAPLTSGMYQRVTAGFAAAGWPEESIIASMSILETFIFGAAVDSPGPNDVYARYDPASAPQMGRVYEAFARSVRERQTRAHDLVFTMGLDAALIGLHHIWGTGRGWAGVRLPAQRQ, encoded by the coding sequence GTGCTGAACCGCGACCGCATTGTCGACGCGGCACTGGAGGAGCTGCGCGCCTCCGGCCTGCGCAAACTGACCATGCGAGCCGTCGCGGCCCGGTTGGGCGTGACCATCGCCGCGCTGTACAACCACGTCCCGTCCCGGGCCGGGCTGTTGGTGGCGGTGCAGGAGCGATTCACCGCGGGCCTGGATGTCTCCGGCTTCGGCGCCGTTCCGCTGCGTGAGGCACTGTCTCGGTGGGCGTGGAGCTACCTGGATCAGCTGCGCAGGCGGCCGGAACTGTTGCCGCTCATCGTGGAGGTTCCGCTGGCGCAGGCCCCGCTCACATCCGGTATGTACCAACGGGTTACCGCAGGCTTCGCCGCTGCGGGCTGGCCGGAGGAAAGCATCATCGCATCGATGAGCATCCTTGAGACCTTCATCTTCGGTGCCGCGGTGGATTCGCCAGGCCCGAACGACGTGTACGCACGCTATGACCCGGCCAGCGCGCCGCAGATGGGCCGCGTCTATGAGGCCTTCGCCCGCTCGGTGCGTGAGCGACAGACACGTGCGCACGATCTGGTCTTCACCATGGGGCTGGACGCAGCCCTCATTGGACTGCACCATATTTGGGGGACAGGACGCGGCTGGGCGGGGGTGCGGTTGCCGGCGCAGCGTCAGTGA
- a CDS encoding MmpS family transport accessory protein: MFRLLKRFWIPLLLVVVVGIGGYAITQIRGSAAPRAPKAGEGSGITANFNPKHITYEVVGSGGTANLNYLDENGQPHLIENAPLPWSFTIVTTLPSMSANIVAQGDRSVTDLGCRVTVDGEMRDNRTSTDKVKPFIYCLVKSV, from the coding sequence GTGTTCCGACTGTTGAAGCGGTTCTGGATTCCACTGCTGTTGGTGGTCGTCGTCGGGATCGGCGGATATGCGATCACGCAAATTCGCGGTTCCGCAGCCCCTCGCGCGCCGAAGGCCGGTGAGGGTTCGGGAATCACCGCGAACTTCAACCCCAAGCACATCACCTACGAAGTCGTCGGCTCCGGCGGTACCGCGAACCTCAACTACCTCGACGAGAACGGTCAGCCGCATCTCATCGAGAATGCCCCACTCCCTTGGTCATTCACGATCGTAACGACTTTGCCGTCGATGTCCGCCAACATCGTGGCCCAGGGTGATCGCAGCGTCACCGATCTTGGTTGCCGTGTGACGGTCGACGGCGAGATGCGCGACAACCGAACCAGCACAGACAAAGTCAAACCGTTCATCTACTGCTTGGTGAAATCCGTATGA
- a CDS encoding flavin monoamine oxidase family protein: protein MTEFAVPATPHSGPAIDRDVVVIGAGISGLMTARRLVQAGHTVAVLEARDRVGGRTWSQIIDGEFFEIGGQWISADQDALKDLLAELGKSTFSRYREGNSVYIGQDGERREFTGDFPVSDATLQQVSQLVHSLDALAAEIDPAAPWQHPRAAELDAIPFATWLASNSDDEEARRIVGHYIAAGMFTKPSHSFSVLQAMLMIASAGKFEHLIDEGILLDERVVGGMQSVSQQIADELGPDVVHLSTQVLQVIWSDAGEAMPSAVTAVSDRVTVRARFAVLAIPPNLYNTINYQPPLPRIQQVSHQHQSMGLVIKAQAVYETPFWRERGLSGTGFASHERICEVYDNTVADHPHGTLVGFVVGPKAEETWALPDDERRAAILESFAAYFGDEAKRPLAVYLSDWGTEEFTRGAYGASWSLGGLSRWGHLQNRPVGPLFFASSDIQGTGYMHVDGGVRIGTDTANRINSALLAPTIN, encoded by the coding sequence GTGACCGAATTTGCCGTACCCGCGACCCCCCACAGCGGACCAGCCATCGACCGTGACGTGGTGGTCATTGGCGCCGGAATCTCCGGCTTGATGACTGCCCGCAGGCTCGTGCAGGCCGGGCACACCGTCGCGGTGCTTGAGGCGCGGGACCGGGTCGGCGGACGTACCTGGTCGCAGATTATCGACGGCGAGTTCTTCGAGATCGGCGGCCAATGGATCTCCGCCGACCAGGATGCGCTCAAAGATCTGCTGGCCGAGCTCGGCAAGTCGACTTTCTCCCGCTACCGCGAGGGCAACTCGGTCTACATCGGCCAGGACGGCGAACGGCGCGAGTTCACCGGGGATTTCCCGGTTTCCGACGCCACCCTGCAGCAGGTGAGTCAACTGGTGCACTCGCTGGACGCGCTGGCTGCCGAGATCGATCCCGCCGCCCCGTGGCAGCACCCGCGCGCCGCCGAGCTCGACGCCATCCCGTTCGCCACCTGGCTGGCCTCCAACAGCGACGACGAGGAGGCCCGCCGAATCGTGGGCCACTACATCGCGGCAGGCATGTTCACTAAGCCATCTCATTCATTCTCGGTACTGCAGGCCATGCTGATGATCGCCTCGGCGGGGAAGTTCGAGCACCTCATCGATGAGGGCATCCTGCTCGATGAGCGCGTGGTCGGCGGCATGCAGTCGGTATCGCAGCAGATCGCCGACGAACTTGGTCCTGACGTGGTGCACCTGTCGACTCAAGTGCTCCAGGTGATCTGGTCCGACGCCGGCGAGGCGATGCCCTCCGCCGTCACGGCGGTCAGCGACAGGGTCACCGTGCGGGCGCGATTCGCGGTGCTGGCAATACCGCCGAACCTTTACAACACCATCAACTACCAGCCACCGCTGCCCCGCATCCAGCAGGTCAGCCACCAGCATCAGTCGATGGGCCTGGTGATCAAGGCCCAAGCCGTGTACGAAACGCCCTTTTGGCGCGAGCGCGGTTTATCGGGAACGGGTTTCGCCTCCCACGAGCGGATCTGCGAGGTCTATGACAACACCGTCGCCGATCACCCGCACGGCACCCTGGTCGGCTTCGTGGTGGGCCCGAAGGCCGAGGAAACCTGGGCACTGCCCGACGACGAGCGCCGCGCAGCCATTCTGGAATCGTTCGCCGCGTACTTCGGAGACGAGGCCAAGCGACCGCTCGCCGTCTACCTCTCCGATTGGGGTACAGAGGAATTCACCCGTGGCGCCTACGGCGCCAGCTGGAGCCTCGGCGGCCTCAGCCGCTGGGGTCACCTACAAAACCGGCCGGTCGGCCCGCTCTTCTTCGCAAGCTCCGACATCCAGGGCACCGGCTACATGCATGTCGACGGCGGCGTACGGATCGGTACCGATACCGCGAACCGAATCAACTCCGCACTTCTGGCCCCCACAATCAACTAG
- a CDS encoding APC family permease: MSQRSDTLSVGGKGLAGGQIGTFSGAVLGISSVAPGYTLSASVGLLVAAVGLKMPAILIAGFVPMFLTAYAYRELNSKNPDAGASFTWSSRAFGPYVGWMAGWGQVVACIIVLSNLAAVAVQFFYLFLAQISRHPAIAELASNKPVNIATTLAIMLVATYVACRGISTGERVQYALVGFQMLMLFGFAGAALWKVGTGAAPGHLSFDIDWFNPFSGLTIGAFVVGVTGSVFAFWGWDTCLTLGEESKDPDRVPGRAGLLSVTSILLTYLLVAVALTMYAGVGTDGLGLGNPANEENIFGALADPVLGTYFGPFLSLAVLTSAVAGLQTTFLPLARVMLAMGAYGAVPGKFAEISPRSLVPRFSTIMSSAVTAVFYTVVTVLSEHTLTDTIAALGIMICWYYGITAFACIWEFRRTLFDSLRNVVFRFLCPLCGGAMLIGIFAISIRESMDPVNGSGSSICGIGLVFFLGFGFLALGAVLMLIQRAVAPRFFTENTWHAGSEKVVAETLVPECPEPTKDLSTA; encoded by the coding sequence GTGAGCCAGCGAAGCGACACCTTGAGTGTCGGCGGCAAGGGCCTGGCGGGCGGCCAGATCGGCACATTCTCCGGTGCGGTGCTGGGGATATCGTCTGTCGCCCCCGGCTATACCTTGTCGGCCAGTGTGGGGCTGCTCGTGGCCGCCGTGGGCTTGAAGATGCCTGCCATCCTGATCGCAGGATTTGTCCCGATGTTCCTCACCGCATACGCCTACCGGGAACTCAACTCGAAAAACCCCGATGCCGGTGCGTCTTTCACGTGGTCCAGCCGCGCGTTCGGGCCGTACGTCGGGTGGATGGCCGGCTGGGGGCAGGTAGTCGCCTGCATCATTGTGCTGTCGAATTTGGCGGCGGTGGCAGTGCAGTTCTTCTACCTGTTCCTCGCGCAGATCTCACGCCACCCGGCGATCGCGGAGCTGGCCTCGAACAAACCCGTGAACATCGCCACCACGCTCGCGATCATGCTCGTCGCGACGTACGTCGCGTGTCGCGGTATCTCCACCGGCGAGCGCGTGCAGTACGCACTCGTGGGCTTCCAGATGCTGATGCTGTTCGGTTTCGCGGGGGCCGCACTGTGGAAGGTCGGGACCGGTGCCGCGCCCGGGCACCTGTCCTTCGATATCGACTGGTTCAACCCGTTCAGCGGGTTGACCATCGGCGCCTTCGTGGTCGGCGTTACCGGTTCGGTGTTCGCGTTCTGGGGCTGGGACACGTGCCTCACCCTCGGCGAGGAAAGCAAAGACCCCGACCGGGTGCCCGGGCGCGCGGGGTTGCTGTCGGTGACCTCCATCCTGCTGACGTATCTTCTTGTTGCGGTGGCACTCACCATGTATGCCGGGGTCGGCACCGACGGTCTTGGTCTGGGTAATCCGGCCAACGAAGAGAACATCTTTGGTGCTCTCGCCGATCCCGTGCTGGGGACCTACTTCGGGCCTTTCCTTTCCCTCGCGGTACTCACCTCCGCCGTCGCGGGCCTGCAAACCACCTTCCTGCCTCTTGCGCGGGTGATGCTCGCGATGGGCGCCTACGGGGCGGTCCCCGGCAAGTTCGCGGAGATCAGCCCCCGGTCTTTGGTGCCCCGCTTTTCCACCATCATGTCCAGCGCGGTGACGGCGGTGTTCTACACCGTGGTGACGGTGCTGTCGGAGCACACCCTCACCGACACAATCGCCGCGCTAGGCATCATGATCTGCTGGTACTACGGCATCACGGCGTTTGCCTGCATCTGGGAGTTCCGCCGCACGCTCTTCGACAGTCTGCGCAACGTCGTGTTCAGGTTCCTGTGCCCGCTATGCGGCGGTGCGATGCTCATCGGCATTTTCGCCATCTCGATACGCGAGTCGATGGATCCCGTCAACGGCAGCGGGTCGTCAATCTGCGGTATCGGCCTGGTCTTCTTTCTGGGTTTTGGATTTCTCGCGCTGGGAGCTGTGCTGATGCTCATCCAACGAGCCGTCGCGCCCCGTTTCTTCACCGAGAACACCTGGCACGCCGGATCGGAGAAGGTAGTCGCCGAAACGCTGGTACCCGAATGCCCCGAGCCCACCAAGGACCTCAGTACTGCTTGA
- a CDS encoding TetR family transcriptional regulator, producing MTFRRARSEEQREIRRQAILETASSMLSNMPVSQISLNELSRRTGLAKSAMVRYFESREAVLLELLDASLRCWVAEIVAELSRDTRAGSAQERVDRLAALLSRSLQQHAVLCDLMTAQPGVLEHNVSADTLLCFRRSAHASIAQFTAAIRDFIPELGDDAQSVSLSTVVTSAALWMYARPSASAIAASKAEPELADIYLNFDTDLETMLARLITGALVKRSS from the coding sequence ATGACCTTCCGGCGGGCGCGCAGCGAGGAGCAGCGCGAGATCCGTCGGCAAGCCATCCTGGAGACGGCATCGTCGATGCTCAGCAACATGCCAGTCAGCCAGATCAGCCTCAATGAACTCAGCCGCCGCACCGGCTTGGCAAAGTCGGCGATGGTGCGCTACTTCGAGTCCCGGGAAGCGGTGCTGCTAGAGCTGCTGGACGCGTCCCTGCGCTGTTGGGTGGCGGAGATTGTGGCGGAGCTCTCCCGCGACACGCGCGCGGGCTCTGCGCAGGAGCGCGTCGATCGCTTGGCGGCCCTGCTCAGCAGGTCGCTGCAGCAGCATGCCGTGTTGTGCGACTTGATGACTGCGCAGCCGGGCGTGCTGGAACACAACGTCTCAGCCGACACCCTGTTGTGCTTCCGGAGGTCGGCACACGCCAGCATCGCCCAGTTCACCGCGGCCATCAGAGACTTCATCCCCGAGCTCGGTGACGACGCCCAGAGCGTGTCCCTCTCTACCGTGGTGACCAGCGCCGCGTTATGGATGTACGCACGCCCGTCGGCCAGCGCGATCGCCGCCAGCAAGGCCGAACCCGAGCTGGCAGACATCTACCTGAACTTCGACACCGACTTGGAAACCATGCTCGCCCGGCTCATCACCGGCGCGCTGGTCAAACGCAGTTCCTGA
- a CDS encoding HD domain-containing protein, with amino-acid sequence MLDVSHIAEVAEQIAREAHHGQVDKAGEPYIGHVGRVAAAVVPAEPVYIAAAWLHDIVEDTGSTLDSLVAEGFPSGVVEAVGLLTRRDEVPDEVYYERISANPVALAVKIADISDNTNPDRLARLDQETRARLIGKYRKALLALKRPELAAGLGAS; translated from the coding sequence ATGCTAGATGTTTCGCACATTGCGGAGGTGGCTGAGCAGATCGCGCGTGAAGCGCATCACGGGCAGGTCGACAAGGCGGGTGAACCGTACATAGGACACGTTGGGCGAGTGGCTGCCGCTGTTGTGCCCGCTGAGCCTGTCTACATTGCTGCGGCCTGGTTACACGATATTGTGGAAGACACCGGCTCGACGTTGGATAGCCTTGTGGCGGAAGGTTTTCCGTCTGGGGTGGTGGAGGCCGTTGGACTATTGACGCGCCGAGATGAAGTTCCCGACGAGGTCTACTACGAGCGGATCTCGGCGAATCCGGTTGCGCTGGCGGTGAAGATCGCTGATATCTCCGACAACACCAACCCGGATCGCTTGGCCCGGCTGGACCAGGAGACGCGCGCGCGGCTGATTGGTAAGTACCGCAAGGCATTGCTGGCGTTGAAGCGTCCTGAGCTGGCGGCCGGGCTCGGGGCTTCCTGA
- a CDS encoding DUF6188 family protein, producing the protein MSEAWIEGCPVQRIMFRDGLVISLGDYNEVVIAVPMWLTLPPAGRWPREIVCVDPKAILDEERPLFSISGSTCTEARWNDKGDLHMEFSDDHVIDVPHHDFDTAWEIYGKYHGYVASLPRGKVRVVRHDVPEEAGA; encoded by the coding sequence ATGTCCGAAGCATGGATTGAGGGCTGTCCAGTCCAGCGGATCATGTTCCGTGACGGATTGGTAATCAGCCTGGGTGACTACAACGAGGTGGTTATCGCCGTGCCGATGTGGCTCACGCTTCCCCCCGCGGGGAGGTGGCCACGGGAAATCGTCTGCGTCGATCCGAAGGCCATTCTGGATGAGGAGCGTCCGCTCTTCAGCATCTCGGGTTCCACATGTACCGAGGCCAGGTGGAACGACAAAGGCGATCTGCACATGGAGTTCTCCGACGACCACGTGATCGACGTGCCGCATCACGACTTCGACACGGCGTGGGAGATCTATGGCAAGTACCACGGATACGTGGCCAGCCTGCCGCGCGGCAAGGTCCGCGTGGTGCGCCACGACGTGCCGGAGGAAGCCGGGGCCTAA
- a CDS encoding WXG100 family type VII secretion target, protein MSGVLRVPPEQMHQSAAKLHEIARNLKDQHERAHGAVSDLLTGFGEHARSALAARLEQWEEETRSHHQHLTTHADNHTRIANTFVEADTLEAKAIGKIVGNP, encoded by the coding sequence ATGTCGGGGGTTCTGCGGGTACCACCGGAGCAGATGCACCAATCAGCCGCCAAGCTGCACGAGATCGCGCGCAACCTCAAGGATCAGCACGAGCGCGCCCACGGCGCTGTCTCGGACCTGCTGACAGGGTTCGGGGAGCACGCAAGGTCCGCACTCGCAGCCAGGCTGGAACAGTGGGAAGAGGAGACCCGCTCCCACCACCAACACCTAACGACCCACGCCGACAACCACACCCGCATCGCCAATACGTTCGTAGAGGCAGACACTCTCGAAGCCAAGGCCATCGGCAAGATTGTAGGCAACCCGTGA
- a CDS encoding GNAT family N-acetyltransferase, whose protein sequence is MTSHEVLKAQAPLSERVDAPDVVEIPSAGAGLTWRAATKQDIPALFELWRAAGAVDHPTSLVMLDELEEEFDDDDFDPALDSVIAVDSSGRVVAFGSATVKSGHETVVWVTLDGTVHPERRGEGIGSSVLRWQEQRGLQHLAESDECLPGWLAGSAEEHAVWTIELFHRNGYESVRWWHELERDLAQPIPEVTVPEGVRIETYGPEWSEPTRDAHNEAFRDHWGSQPESREDWEAAHRLSAFRADLSFVAVARDAAGQDVVIAYLLSDVNDEEWEANGYSFGFIDLLGVRRDWRGRKLAQALLTHAMRAYRSEGLQRAVLDVDADSPTGAVALYAGLGFSVVNRSISLIKQY, encoded by the coding sequence ATGACGTCCCACGAGGTGCTGAAGGCCCAGGCCCCGCTGAGCGAACGGGTTGATGCCCCGGATGTTGTGGAAATACCTTCGGCTGGAGCCGGTTTGACGTGGCGCGCGGCAACTAAGCAGGACATACCCGCCCTCTTCGAACTCTGGCGCGCCGCAGGTGCGGTCGATCACCCCACCAGCCTGGTGATGCTGGATGAGCTGGAGGAGGAGTTCGACGACGATGATTTCGATCCGGCGCTGGACTCGGTCATCGCCGTCGACTCATCGGGCCGAGTGGTGGCCTTCGGATCGGCGACCGTGAAATCCGGCCACGAAACAGTCGTGTGGGTGACGTTGGATGGCACCGTGCATCCCGAGCGGCGCGGCGAAGGAATTGGGTCCAGTGTGCTGCGGTGGCAGGAACAGCGGGGACTGCAGCACCTTGCGGAATCGGATGAATGCTTGCCCGGCTGGCTGGCTGGTAGCGCCGAGGAGCACGCTGTGTGGACAATTGAATTGTTCCACCGCAACGGCTATGAGTCGGTGAGGTGGTGGCATGAGCTGGAACGCGACCTGGCTCAACCTATCCCGGAAGTGACTGTGCCTGAAGGCGTACGGATCGAGACCTACGGTCCCGAATGGTCCGAGCCGACCCGTGACGCCCATAACGAGGCGTTCCGTGATCATTGGGGCAGCCAGCCAGAATCCCGCGAGGATTGGGAAGCGGCCCATAGGCTCAGTGCTTTTCGCGCTGATCTGTCGTTCGTGGCCGTGGCGCGCGATGCTGCGGGGCAGGACGTCGTCATCGCCTACCTGCTCAGCGATGTCAATGACGAGGAGTGGGAGGCGAACGGCTACTCGTTCGGGTTCATCGATCTGTTGGGTGTGCGGCGCGATTGGCGCGGGCGCAAACTCGCGCAAGCATTGTTGACGCATGCGATGCGCGCCTACCGGAGCGAAGGGCTGCAGCGGGCTGTTCTCGACGTGGACGCGGACAGTCCTACCGGTGCTGTGGCGCTGTACGCGGGTCTTGGATTTTCGGTGGTAAACCGCTCGATCAGCCTGATCAAGCAGTACTGA